One Anaerobiospirillum thomasii DNA segment encodes these proteins:
- a CDS encoding cell division protein ZapB has product MHSEHELTPYEEMLLNKMQALEQMSFEIVKKLQSVESELSSTTNELDMLRRKAITLQEENQHLREMLQTWRERMQTVLTQLGNLE; this is encoded by the coding sequence ATGCATTCAGAACATGAGTTAACTCCATATGAGGAGATGCTCCTCAATAAAATGCAGGCTCTTGAGCAGATGTCTTTTGAAATTGTAAAGAAGCTGCAAAGTGTCGAAAGTGAGCTGTCATCGACAACTAATGAACTTGATATGCTCCGTCGCAAGGCTATAACTTTACAGGAGGAAAATCAGCATTTACGTGAAATGCTGCAGACCTGGAGAGAGCGTATGCAGACGGTTTTAACTCAGCTTGGCAATTTAGAATAG